The following are encoded together in the Humulus lupulus chromosome 5, drHumLupu1.1, whole genome shotgun sequence genome:
- the LOC133779776 gene encoding zinc finger BED domain-containing protein RICESLEEPER 2-like translates to MIIGKYRRELSTLSKFLAIKGTWWGKELINCLNEWGISSVFAVTVDNASSNDVALRKLKGHLLDKDNTIPLNGEMFHMRCSAHILNLIVTDGLKELNDAISSIRNAVSYVRSSLARLKRFKESCKDANIESKALLCLDVVTRWNSTYLMLESAIKFKKAFENLEADANYTKYFDEERMDGPPTNLDWEKAVVFVDFLRRFYDLTNRFSGSLYVTSNLFLPDIFKVQADLTTMASNPDTLLGAMAVSMKRKYDKYWGRIEKLNMLTFIANILDPRYKLEVVNHGFKFVYTSSESEKMIKLVTNTLAQLYAFYKQQQQPSRSSQA, encoded by the coding sequence ATGATAATTGGAAAATACAGAAGAGAATTATCAACTTTATCCAAGTTCCTAGCCATAAAGGGGACTTGGTGGGGGAAAGAGTTGATAAATTGTCttaatgagtggggtatctcctcAGTTTTTGCAGTGACGGTTGACAATGCCTCCTCAAATGACGTTGCTCTTAGAAAATTGAAGGGGCACTTGTTGGACAAAGACAATACCATTCCATTGAATGGCGAAATGTTTCATATGAGGTGTTCAgctcatattttgaatttgatagtAACTGATGGGTTGAAAGAGTTGAATGATGCAATTTCAAGCATTCGAAATGCGGTGAGTTATGTACGGTCATCTCTAGCTAGACTGAAAAGATTTAAAGAAAGTTGCAAGGATGCAAACATTGAATCAAAAGCCTTGTTATGCTTGGATGTGGTTACTAGGTGGAACTCCACCTACTTAATGTTAGAATCTGCTATAAAATTCAAGAAGGCTTTTGAGAATTTGGAAGCAGATGCGAACTACACAAagtactttgatgaagaaagaatgGATGGTCCACCAACCAACCTAGACTGGGAAAAAGCAGTTGTATTTGTTGACTTTTTGAGGAGATTCTATGATCTTACTAATCGATTTAGTGGGTCATTATATGTCACATCCAATCTATTCCTTCCAGATATTTTTAAGGTTCAAGCTGATTTAACTACTATGGCTTCTAATCCTGATACTTTGTTAGGGGCTATGGCAGTTAGTATGAAACGAAAGTATGACAAGTACTGGGGAAGGATTGAGAAGCTTAATATGTTGACATTTATTGCCAATATCCTTGATCCAAGGTATAAATTAGAGGTTGTGAATCATGGTTTCAAATTTGTGTACACTTCAAGTGAGTCTGAAAAAATGATAAAGTTGGTGACAAATACTTTGGCACAACTGTATGCTTTTtataaacaacaacaacaaccatctcGATCATCTCAAGCTTAA